From Phenylobacterium immobile (ATCC 35973), a single genomic window includes:
- a CDS encoding acyl-CoA dehydrogenase translates to MSEKYKDKAVGHAFAWEDPLLLEGQLVEEEAQIRDMARRYAQEKLAPRVIQAYRDEYTDPEIFREMGELGLLGVTVPAEYGGSESSYVAYGLVAREIERVDSGYRSMLSVQSSLVMHPINAYGTEAQREKYLPKLVTGEWIGCFGLTEPSAGSDPGSMKTRAEALPGGGYRINGSKTWITNAPIADVFVVWATSDAHDGRIKGFIIEKGAPGLSAPKIEGKMSLRASITGEIMLDNVEVGEDALLPAVSGLAGPFGCLNRARYGIAWGAMGAAEACWQGARDYAMERRQFGRPLAATQLVQTKLADMQTEIAFGLQAALRVGRLFDDGKAAPEMVSMIKRWNAGRALEIARKARDIHGGNGIHESYHVMRHAMNLETVNTYEGAYDVHGLILGRAQTGLQAFS, encoded by the coding sequence ATGAGCGAGAAATACAAGGATAAGGCCGTCGGCCATGCGTTCGCGTGGGAAGACCCGCTGTTGCTCGAAGGTCAGCTGGTCGAGGAAGAGGCGCAAATCCGCGACATGGCGCGTCGGTACGCCCAGGAGAAACTCGCGCCGCGGGTGATCCAGGCCTATCGCGACGAATACACCGATCCGGAAATCTTCCGCGAGATGGGTGAGCTGGGCTTGCTCGGCGTCACCGTCCCCGCCGAATACGGCGGTTCGGAATCCTCCTATGTCGCTTACGGCCTGGTGGCTCGCGAGATCGAGCGCGTCGACTCTGGCTACCGCTCGATGCTGTCGGTCCAGTCGTCACTGGTCATGCACCCGATCAACGCCTACGGCACCGAAGCCCAGCGCGAAAAGTACCTGCCGAAGCTGGTCACCGGCGAATGGATTGGCTGTTTCGGCCTGACAGAACCCAGCGCGGGCTCTGATCCGGGCTCGATGAAGACTCGCGCCGAGGCTCTTCCGGGCGGCGGCTATCGGATTAACGGGTCTAAGACCTGGATCACCAACGCCCCGATCGCCGATGTCTTCGTGGTTTGGGCGACCTCGGACGCTCATGACGGCCGCATCAAGGGCTTCATCATCGAGAAGGGCGCCCCGGGTCTGAGCGCGCCCAAGATCGAGGGCAAGATGTCGCTCCGCGCCTCGATCACCGGTGAGATCATGCTCGACAATGTCGAGGTCGGCGAAGACGCCCTGCTGCCGGCCGTCAGCGGTCTGGCCGGGCCCTTCGGCTGCCTCAATCGCGCGCGTTACGGCATTGCTTGGGGCGCCATGGGCGCGGCTGAGGCCTGCTGGCAGGGGGCTAGAGACTACGCCATGGAACGTCGTCAATTCGGCCGGCCCCTGGCCGCGACCCAGCTGGTTCAGACGAAGCTCGCCGACATGCAGACCGAGATCGCCTTCGGGCTGCAGGCGGCCCTGAGGGTCGGCCGGCTGTTCGACGACGGCAAGGCGGCGCCGGAAATGGTCTCGATGATCAAGCGCTGGAATGCGGGTCGGGCCCTGGAGATTGCGCGAAAGGCGCGCGATATCCACGGCGGTAACGGGATCCATGAAAGCTACCACGTCATGCGCCACGCCATGAATCTTGAGACGGTGAACACCTATGAAGGCGCCTATGACGTTCACGGCCTGATCCTGGGTCGCGCTCAGACGGGCCTGCAGGCGTTCTCATGA
- a CDS encoding LysR family transcriptional regulator, translated as MRRGHPASMSCLIAFECVARHGGVSRAAAELNLTQSAVSRQILQLEAELGAALFKRVRQRLVLTEAGAVYAADVRRILAELADTTYRAMGLGGEDQTLNITVLPTFGARWLVPRLPRFQARWPGVTVNVDTSVIPFDFADSPYDAAIQFGATDWAGAESTFLIGETMVCVCSPAYARALKTERDLQHATLLHQTTRPTAWTNWLEQGDLDLGQAFRGPRFAQFSMVAQAATAGMGVGLIPRFLVEAELAAGAIVTPFARSLATQGAYYVASPETRSTKPLVRAFVAWVAEEAQTSARLE; from the coding sequence ATGCGCCGCGGCCACCCCGCTTCCATGAGCTGCCTGATCGCCTTCGAATGCGTGGCGCGCCACGGCGGCGTGTCACGGGCGGCGGCGGAGCTGAACCTCACCCAGAGCGCGGTGTCGCGGCAGATCCTGCAACTGGAGGCCGAGCTGGGCGCCGCGCTTTTTAAGCGGGTCCGTCAGCGCCTGGTCCTCACCGAAGCGGGCGCGGTCTACGCCGCGGACGTCCGCCGCATCCTGGCCGAACTCGCCGACACCACCTATCGGGCGATGGGTCTGGGGGGCGAGGACCAGACCCTGAACATCACCGTCCTGCCGACCTTTGGCGCCCGCTGGCTGGTGCCCAGGTTACCCAGGTTCCAGGCCCGCTGGCCCGGCGTGACAGTCAATGTCGACACCAGCGTCATCCCCTTCGATTTCGCCGACAGCCCCTATGATGCGGCCATCCAGTTCGGCGCCACCGACTGGGCCGGGGCCGAGTCGACCTTTCTGATCGGCGAGACCATGGTTTGCGTCTGCAGCCCGGCCTACGCCCGGGCTCTGAAGACGGAGCGCGACCTGCAGCACGCGACCTTGCTGCACCAGACGACGCGCCCCACAGCCTGGACCAACTGGCTGGAACAAGGCGACCTGGATCTCGGCCAAGCCTTCCGCGGGCCCCGCTTCGCCCAGTTTTCCATGGTCGCCCAGGCCGCGACCGCAGGCATGGGCGTTGGCCTGATTCCGCGCTTTCTGGTGGAGGCGGAGCTCGCCGCCGGCGCCATCGTCACGCCCTTCGCCCGATCTCTGGCGACCCAGGGCGCCTACTATGTGGCCTCGCCCGAGACCCGCTCGACCAAGCCCCTGGTCCGCGCCTTCGTGGCCTGGGTGGCGGAGGAAGCGCAGACCAGCGCGCGCCTCGAATAG
- a CDS encoding cysteine dioxygenase translates to MTSQPKPSALAQAIEAIEMLILETSDEARLLQTGAEILGRLVAQDDWLDPRFAQADASRYRQYLLHRDPDARFSLVSFVWGPGQATPIHDHTVWGLVAMLRGSEYAQPYVLDADGLRTAGPVQRLEPGDVEAVSPRIGDIHRVWNAYDDRVSISIHLYGADIGAVSRHTYDASGAAKTFISGYSELS, encoded by the coding sequence ATGACCTCTCAACCCAAACCGTCGGCGCTTGCCCAGGCGATCGAGGCGATCGAGATGCTGATCCTCGAGACTTCGGACGAAGCGCGCCTGCTGCAGACGGGCGCCGAAATCCTTGGTCGCTTGGTCGCGCAGGACGATTGGCTCGACCCGCGTTTCGCGCAGGCCGACGCATCGAGGTACCGGCAGTACCTGCTTCATCGTGACCCCGACGCTCGTTTCTCGCTGGTGAGCTTTGTGTGGGGGCCCGGCCAGGCGACACCCATCCATGACCACACCGTCTGGGGTTTGGTCGCCATGCTGCGCGGTTCCGAATATGCTCAGCCCTATGTGCTCGACGCCGACGGCCTGAGAACCGCCGGCCCCGTGCAGCGGCTGGAGCCGGGCGATGTCGAGGCCGTGTCGCCTCGGATCGGCGATATCCACCGCGTTTGGAACGCCTACGATGATCGCGTATCGATCAGCATCCATCTATATGGGGCCGACATCGGCGCTGTGTCGCGCCACACCTACGACGCCTCTGGCGCCGCCAAGACCTTCATCTCCGGCTATTCCGAGCTCTCCTGA
- a CDS encoding rhodanese-like domain-containing protein: MSFPEISPAAVRQAFLLGAEIALIDAREEAPYALDHPLFAAQLSVTRLELDAFDRLPRRDVAIVVYDDGEGLAERLANGLAALGFSDISLMAGGLKGWRDAGFELFQDVNSASKAFGELVESRRHTPSIAAEAALAAIRTDPNLVVLDARRYDEYKTMSIPRGVSVPGAELVLRAPQIAGDPTTTIIVNCAGRTRSIIGAQSLINAGVPNPVVALRNGAIGWQLAGQSLDHGREDRFPEVSDVVANEARGRARDVAYRAGVKHISAADIAVLAADPRRTLYRFDVRTPEEHAEGHPEGFVSAPGGQLVQETDMAAPVRGARIVLFDPRGVRADMTGSWLAQMGWETYVVDETMPLTKGPRKAARPAIARAPTIRAEALAAELAGGAATLVYVGSSKVYGRSHPAGAHFVNRSRLGADLAGLPAKALVFMAEDADLAHLAAVEAGGRVFEGGTAAWAAAGLAVESGLAGAISPPDDVYRRPYEGADHDPAAMQAYLDWEFGLVDQLKRDGTHGFTVI, from the coding sequence ATGTCCTTTCCCGAAATCTCTCCCGCCGCCGTCCGCCAGGCTTTCCTGCTTGGCGCGGAAATCGCCCTCATCGACGCGCGAGAAGAGGCGCCCTACGCCCTTGACCACCCGCTGTTCGCCGCGCAGCTGTCGGTGACGCGCCTTGAGCTCGACGCGTTCGACCGCCTGCCGCGCCGCGATGTGGCGATCGTCGTCTATGACGACGGGGAGGGCTTGGCCGAGCGCCTGGCGAACGGCCTCGCGGCCCTCGGCTTCAGTGATATCAGCCTGATGGCAGGCGGCCTCAAAGGCTGGCGCGACGCCGGATTTGAGCTCTTCCAAGACGTGAATTCCGCCAGCAAGGCTTTCGGCGAATTGGTCGAAAGCCGGCGCCACACGCCGTCGATCGCCGCCGAAGCCGCCTTGGCCGCCATCAGGACCGATCCAAACCTCGTGGTGCTCGATGCGCGCCGCTACGACGAATACAAAACAATGAGCATCCCACGCGGCGTCAGCGTTCCGGGCGCAGAGCTGGTCCTGCGCGCGCCACAGATCGCCGGCGATCCCACGACGACCATCATCGTCAACTGCGCCGGGCGCACCCGCAGCATCATCGGCGCCCAGTCGCTGATCAACGCAGGCGTCCCGAACCCTGTCGTCGCCCTGCGCAACGGCGCCATCGGCTGGCAGCTCGCTGGCCAAAGCCTCGATCACGGCCGCGAAGATCGCTTCCCTGAGGTGTCCGACGTGGTCGCCAATGAGGCCCGTGGCCGCGCCCGCGACGTCGCCTATCGCGCCGGCGTCAAACACATCAGCGCCGCCGACATCGCCGTCCTGGCCGCCGACCCTCGCCGCACCCTCTATCGCTTCGACGTTCGCACGCCGGAGGAGCACGCCGAGGGCCATCCTGAGGGCTTCGTCTCCGCGCCCGGCGGGCAGCTGGTGCAGGAAACCGACATGGCCGCGCCCGTGCGCGGCGCCCGGATAGTCCTCTTCGATCCTCGCGGCGTGCGGGCCGATATGACCGGCTCCTGGCTCGCCCAGATGGGCTGGGAAACCTATGTCGTCGACGAGACGATGCCGCTGACTAAAGGGCCCCGGAAGGCGGCCAGGCCCGCCATCGCGCGTGCGCCGACGATCCGAGCCGAGGCGCTGGCCGCAGAATTGGCCGGCGGCGCGGCCACGCTGGTCTACGTGGGCTCCAGCAAGGTCTATGGCCGCAGCCATCCGGCCGGCGCGCACTTCGTCAACCGCAGCCGCCTAGGCGCCGACCTCGCCGGCTTGCCGGCGAAGGCCCTGGTCTTCATGGCCGAGGACGCTGACCTCGCCCACCTGGCCGCCGTTGAAGCCGGCGGCCGCGTGTTCGAGGGCGGAACCGCCGCGTGGGCGGCGGCTGGCCTGGCCGTCGAAAGCGGCCTCGCCGGGGCGATCTCGCCGCCCGACGACGTCTATCGGCGGCCCTATGAGGGCGCCGACCACGATCCGGCGGCCATGCAGGCCTATCTGGACTGGGAGTTCGGCCTCGTCGATCAGCTGAAGCGCGACGGCACGCACGGCTTCACGGTGATCTAA
- a CDS encoding potassium channel family protein, which produces MTAPARTPRTPRTPWRRFRIQLRSLYHGQSPQSVRFRLAIIVVDLALIGFFIAAPLLRDAPYFLALDYFCAAVLACDMAARALAFRSIIAFLKRPIVWADLFVLATLLAPNLAFNLGFLRVLRLWTLFHSEFFWATIGRRYDDTRVEDVTRAGVTLLTFLFIITGFVYTSFAGRHAGIDGYVDALYFTVATLTTTGFGDIVLPGTWGKLVSIATMICGITLFVRLAQALFRPHKVRFTCPTCALMEHDPDAVHCKACGTILNIPNNEA; this is translated from the coding sequence GTGACCGCGCCTGCCCGTACCCCACGGACGCCGCGTACCCCCTGGCGGCGCTTCCGCATCCAGCTCCGCAGTCTCTACCACGGCCAGTCGCCGCAATCGGTGCGCTTCCGCCTGGCGATCATCGTCGTCGACCTGGCGCTGATCGGCTTCTTCATCGCCGCGCCCCTGTTGCGCGACGCGCCCTATTTCCTGGCGCTCGATTACTTCTGCGCGGCCGTGCTCGCCTGCGACATGGCGGCCCGGGCGCTCGCCTTCCGCTCGATCATCGCCTTCCTCAAGCGTCCCATCGTCTGGGCCGATCTGTTCGTCCTCGCGACGTTGCTCGCGCCGAACCTGGCCTTCAACCTGGGCTTCCTGCGGGTCCTGCGCCTCTGGACGCTGTTCCACAGCGAGTTCTTCTGGGCGACCATCGGCCGGCGCTATGACGACACCCGCGTCGAGGACGTCACCCGCGCGGGCGTCACCCTCCTGACCTTCCTCTTCATCATCACCGGCTTCGTCTACACGAGCTTCGCCGGACGCCATGCCGGCATCGACGGCTATGTGGACGCCCTCTACTTCACGGTGGCCACGCTCACGACGACCGGCTTCGGCGACATCGTCCTGCCCGGGACCTGGGGCAAGCTGGTCTCCATCGCCACCATGATCTGCGGCATCACCCTGTTCGTACGATTGGCCCAGGCGCTCTTCCGGCCGCACAAGGTCAGGTTCACCTGCCCGACCTGCGCCCTTATGGAGCACGACCCCGACGCCGTGCACTGTAAGGCCTGCGGGACGATACTGAACATCCCGAACAACGAGGCCTAG
- the xth gene encoding exodeoxyribonuclease III, whose product MRIATFNVNGVTGRLPLVLDWLAETQPDAVCLQELKAPDERFPAGAFEKAGYGAIWLGQKSWNGVALLARGTAPIETRRNLPGELASAQARYIEGAVSGVLVGCLYAPNGNPTGSEKYAAKLAWYERFMARADELLGSGQPVVLAGDYNIIPTDADVYVPDRWRDDALFQPALKQGFAAMIEAGWVDALRRRYPDETVYTFWKHWRNAFARDAGLRIDHLLLSPAAAQRFVDAGVDRDFRGREKPSDHGPVWVELKP is encoded by the coding sequence TTGCGGATCGCGACCTTCAATGTGAACGGGGTGACCGGCCGGTTGCCGCTAGTGCTCGACTGGCTGGCGGAGACCCAGCCCGACGCCGTCTGCCTGCAAGAGCTGAAGGCGCCGGACGAACGCTTTCCGGCGGGCGCCTTCGAAAAGGCCGGCTATGGGGCGATCTGGCTGGGCCAGAAGAGCTGGAATGGGGTCGCCCTCCTGGCGCGCGGGACGGCGCCCATCGAGACCCGGCGCAACCTGCCCGGCGAGTTGGCCAGCGCTCAGGCTCGTTACATCGAAGGCGCGGTGTCCGGCGTGCTGGTCGGCTGTCTCTACGCGCCCAACGGCAATCCCACAGGCAGCGAGAAGTATGCGGCGAAGCTGGCCTGGTATGAGCGTTTCATGGCTCGCGCTGATGAGTTGCTGGGGAGCGGCCAGCCGGTGGTGCTGGCCGGCGACTACAACATCATCCCCACCGACGCCGACGTCTATGTCCCCGATCGCTGGCGCGACGACGCCCTGTTCCAGCCGGCGCTAAAGCAGGGGTTCGCGGCGATGATTGAGGCCGGCTGGGTTGACGCCTTAAGGCGGCGCTATCCGGACGAGACGGTCTACACCTTCTGGAAGCACTGGCGGAACGCGTTCGCCCGCGACGCTGGCCTGAGGATCGACCACCTATTGTTGAGTCCCGCGGCGGCCCAGCGCTTTGTCGACGCCGGCGTGGATCGCGACTTCCGCGGGCGTGAGAAGCCCAGCGACCACGGCCCGGTGTGGGTGGAGCTGAAGCCCTAG
- a CDS encoding dicarboxylate/amino acid:cation symporter, which translates to MGALSVRILLGLVLGLTLGAVLARWAPDAATVALLIAKPIGALWLAALTMPVVPLIFGLVVLGVGGPTAAGGVAGRAFLWFAVLLTGACAVSAAFSTTVLTLWPPLQALAPPEGPGVPPEAIGGDWWNGFIPTNPVKAAAEMAVAPLVVFALFFGFAARRIEEGPRLALLAIIKAIVDIMLVIVGWVLRVGPIGVAALAVAVGAQLGAGAFAALLHYVLLASAACILIALLAYPLVVIFGRISPLAFAKACLPAQVVAFSTQSSLATLPAIIATARRLGVSAEAAGVVAPLAVSIFRASSASANVAVAIYLAHLHGVALSPVALLLAVPLAAVVSLAAVGLPGQVSFFATIAPICLALGVPIGMLPLLLAVESVPDLFRTVGNVTTDLAVMRIVGRRNGLPAEG; encoded by the coding sequence ATGGGCGCCCTATCGGTCCGGATACTCTTGGGCCTCGTGCTCGGCCTCACCCTAGGCGCCGTGCTGGCCCGCTGGGCGCCGGATGCGGCCACCGTCGCGCTCTTGATCGCCAAACCGATCGGCGCGCTCTGGCTGGCGGCGCTGACCATGCCCGTCGTGCCGTTAATCTTCGGCCTCGTGGTCCTGGGCGTCGGCGGACCGACGGCCGCCGGCGGCGTCGCCGGCCGGGCCTTCCTCTGGTTTGCGGTCCTGCTCACCGGCGCCTGCGCCGTCAGCGCGGCCTTCTCGACCACCGTTCTGACCCTTTGGCCGCCGCTCCAGGCGCTGGCCCCGCCGGAAGGCCCTGGTGTTCCACCCGAGGCCATCGGCGGCGACTGGTGGAACGGCTTCATCCCGACCAATCCTGTGAAGGCCGCCGCCGAGATGGCGGTCGCGCCCTTGGTGGTCTTCGCGCTGTTCTTCGGCTTCGCCGCCCGGCGGATCGAGGAGGGGCCGCGCCTGGCGCTGCTGGCCATCATCAAGGCCATCGTCGACATCATGCTGGTGATCGTGGGCTGGGTGCTGCGGGTGGGCCCGATCGGCGTCGCCGCCCTCGCCGTCGCTGTGGGCGCACAGCTTGGGGCCGGCGCCTTCGCCGCCCTCCTGCACTACGTCTTGCTGGCGTCCGCCGCCTGCATCCTCATCGCCCTCCTGGCCTATCCTCTGGTCGTGATCTTCGGCCGCATCTCGCCGCTCGCCTTCGCCAAGGCCTGCCTGCCGGCCCAGGTCGTCGCTTTCAGCACCCAGTCGTCGCTGGCCACCCTGCCCGCCATCATCGCCACAGCGCGGCGCCTGGGGGTCTCAGCTGAGGCCGCCGGTGTCGTCGCACCCCTGGCGGTTTCGATCTTCCGCGCCTCCAGCGCCTCGGCCAACGTCGCTGTGGCGATCTATCTCGCCCACCTGCACGGGGTGGCGCTCAGCCCGGTCGCCCTATTGCTGGCCGTACCGCTTGCCGCGGTCGTCAGCCTGGCCGCGGTCGGCCTGCCGGGCCAAGTGTCCTTCTTCGCCACCATCGCGCCGATCTGCCTGGCGCTCGGCGTGCCGATCGGCATGCTGCCGCTCCTGCTCGCGGTGGAGTCCGTTCCCGACCTCTTCCGCACCGTCGGCAACGTGACCACCGACCTGGCGGTCATGCGCATCGTCGGCCGCCGGAACGGCCTGCCTGCCGAGGGCTAG
- a CDS encoding MFS transporter, translating to MNTRPEDVIVEDVVDEAGVDAAVVLDDKQAAVLRTWIVPAIIGSANFMQTMNASSINNALPAMAEAFHVDALRLNLAITSYMLAAAVFLPISGWLADRFGARRIFLIAIALFALTSAACGFVNSLPQLIFFRLLQGCAGAMMGPVGRLVLLRSTPKKELVSALSVLTMPALLGPVLGPVLGGAIITFISWRWIFFLNLPVALAGLYLVRRFVPEVREQGVPPIDWRGIALTGISLAALIFGFENLGRDVLPPLAVGGLFAAGFSALGLYWLHAKRTPNAVIDLGVFRIPTFQASVVGGAFFRLMPGSMAFLLAMLLQIGFGMSAFAAGLMTFISGIGSLVMRVTAARVLRRFGFRTVLLVNGVICAVTFAIYSLFTPSTPHWVIMAALAIGGFFRSLQFTSLNGMAYADLEQSQMSRGTTTSSIGQQFMQSVSIGAAATLLHFIMSSRGHDKLQWDDVTPVFTLLAAGTLISLWWFVRLPKDAGDEMNNRAAPARAS from the coding sequence GTGAACACGCGCCCCGAAGACGTCATCGTCGAAGATGTTGTGGACGAGGCGGGCGTCGACGCCGCCGTGGTGCTCGACGACAAGCAGGCGGCCGTCCTGCGCACCTGGATCGTGCCGGCCATCATCGGTTCTGCGAACTTCATGCAGACCATGAACGCCAGCTCCATCAACAACGCCCTGCCGGCCATGGCCGAGGCCTTCCACGTCGACGCCCTTCGGCTGAACCTGGCGATCACCAGCTACATGCTGGCCGCCGCGGTGTTCCTGCCGATCTCCGGGTGGCTGGCCGACCGGTTCGGCGCGCGGCGGATTTTCCTGATCGCCATCGCCCTCTTCGCCTTGACCTCGGCGGCCTGCGGCTTCGTCAACTCTCTGCCGCAACTCATCTTCTTCCGGCTGCTGCAAGGCTGCGCGGGCGCCATGATGGGCCCGGTGGGCCGCCTGGTCCTGCTGCGCAGCACGCCGAAGAAAGAGTTGGTGAGCGCGCTCTCGGTCCTGACCATGCCGGCCCTCCTCGGCCCGGTGCTGGGGCCCGTGCTAGGCGGGGCGATCATCACCTTCATCTCCTGGCGCTGGATTTTCTTCCTGAACCTGCCCGTGGCCCTGGCCGGCCTGTACCTCGTGCGCCGCTTTGTTCCGGAAGTCCGCGAGCAAGGTGTCCCGCCCATCGACTGGCGCGGGATCGCCCTGACGGGGATCAGCCTGGCGGCCCTGATCTTCGGTTTCGAGAATCTCGGCCGCGACGTCCTGCCGCCGCTGGCCGTGGGCGGTCTGTTCGCAGCCGGCTTCTCCGCCCTTGGTCTCTATTGGCTCCACGCCAAGCGGACGCCGAACGCCGTCATCGATCTGGGCGTCTTCCGCATTCCGACCTTTCAGGCCTCGGTGGTCGGCGGCGCCTTCTTCCGCCTGATGCCGGGGTCGATGGCCTTCCTGTTGGCGATGCTGCTGCAGATCGGCTTCGGCATGTCGGCCTTCGCCGCAGGTCTGATGACCTTCATCTCCGGCATCGGCTCGCTGGTGATGCGCGTCACCGCCGCGCGTGTGCTGCGGCGGTTCGGCTTCCGCACGGTGCTGTTGGTCAACGGCGTCATCTGCGCCGTCACCTTCGCGATCTACAGCCTATTCACACCGTCCACCCCACACTGGGTGATCATGGCGGCGCTGGCCATCGGCGGCTTCTTCCGCTCGCTGCAGTTCACCAGCCTGAACGGCATGGCCTACGCCGATCTCGAGCAATCTCAGATGAGCCGCGGGACGACCACGTCCTCCATAGGCCAGCAGTTCATGCAGTCGGTCAGCATCGGCGCCGCCGCCACCCTGCTTCACTTCATCATGTCCAGCCGCGGCCACGACAAACTGCAGTGGGACGACGTGACCCCGGTGTTCACCCTGCTGGCGGCCGGAACCCTGATTTCGCTCTGGTGGTTCGTCCGCCTGCCGAAAGACGCGGGCGATGAGATGAACAACCGCGCCGCACCCGCCCGGGCCAGCTGA